TGTTGATTCTATTATTGAGCACGTTTTAGTTTCCAACCCAGATTTTAAGGATTTAGATATGCTGACAAAGGAAATTGAAGAAAGAACGTTAAAATTTATTGAAGATGTTGAGGTATTCTTGTCAAAATATTAAAATGGATCTATCCATAATCTCCCTTGAAAATTTTATTATTTTAGCCGGAATATCAGGAAGTTCTGTTCTGGAAGTATATTTGCATCTTTGATTAATTTAAATCCTGAGTTTTCAAGATCCTCTACCATAGTTTCTTTACTAGTTGAATGCCCCATCATCCGATGAAAGCTAAAGCCTTTGTTCCCAATATAATCGATTATAGCAACTCTTCCTCTAGGCTTTAACACCTTTTTTATCTCTGAAAAATATTCCACGCGATCTTTCAAATGATGGTAGACATTTCGCATGAAAATAAGGTCTATGCTACCCCCACTTATCTCAGGAATTTCTTTAGATATGTAAACTGTTTTAATGTTTGAAATGCCTCGGGAAGATTTAGTTTCTTCAATATAATCTAAAAACTCTTTGTTCGTGTCAGATGCATACACCATCCCATTTTTTCCAACTTTTTCAGCAAAAAGCAAACTAAAAAAACCACCACCTGAGCCTATGTCCAGTATACTTTCTCCTTCTTTTATTGATAGAATCTCAATTACTTCAAGAGGCTTGGATTTAGGATTTGAAGCCTTTCTATTAAACATCTCTGCTTTAAGATTCCCCAAAAAAATCGCCCCATATGCTGTGAATATAAATTCATCTAGTATATATAATTTACTTATCTTTATTTCTAACAGGTGTACTCTTCGATTATCCCATTGTATCCATTCGCAGCTTCGATTATAGGCCCTTTTACCGCCAATACAAAGGCTATGTTACTCCCCCTAATTGAGAGAAGTCTATCCCCGGGTTTAACACTGAATATTTCCATTGTGTGGGGAAATAATCTTATTATGCTCCCTGGATGTATCTTAGACCAAGAGTATAATCTTCCTTTATATTTTACACAATCCCCTTCATTTAATGAGTAATCGTATATCCCTGGATGCTCGTCAAATAAACCCTTTATGATTGATTTATTAATCAATGCACGACTAGAGACACAAAAACCACCTGACTTTTTGCTTCCTGAAAACAATATCACGTTTTTATCTGTGGAAAGACTGTACTCATTAAATGTCATTTCTGGGATCTTTATGTACCCTTCTGGATTTATTATAGACCAGCCAAATACAAATTTTCCG
The sequence above is drawn from the Methanofastidiosum sp. genome and encodes:
- a CDS encoding methyltransferase domain-containing protein; this encodes MGNLKAEMFNRKASNPKSKPLEVIEILSIKEGESILDIGSGGGFFSLLFAEKVGKNGMVYASDTNKEFLDYIEETKSSRGISNIKTVYISKEIPEISGGSIDLIFMRNVYHHLKDRVEYFSEIKKVLKPRGRVAIIDYIGNKGFSFHRMMGHSTSKETMVEDLENSGFKLIKDANILPEQNFLIFRLK